GGCGAGGCCGCCGGCGGCGTGGAGGACGGCGAAGAGCACCTCGGTGAGCCACTCGTGCATCACCCAGGCGTGCCCGGTGGCGGTGTAGGTGAACGGGTCGGTGCCGAGCAGCGCATGGCGGTCGAGGATGAGCTGGCCGGTGCGCAGGTGCCACCAGAAGTCCGGGTCGCGGACCGGGCCGATCACCGGCAGGGTCGCGATCAGCAGGACGGCGGCGAGCAGGAGCCCACCGGGTGTGCCCAGCGCCCTCGCCCGCCGGCTCGGCGCCCGCCCGGTGTCGCTACCAGACAAACGGGATCAGCGCGTGGGTGCGCTTCTGGTATGCGGTGTACTCCGGGAGGGTCTCGAGCAGCAGCCGCTCCTCGAACCGGGCCCGGGTTCCCTGGAGGATGACGAAGAAGACCAGGGCGACCACCGGGGTCACGTAGGGGGCGGCGAGGACCAGCGAGAGGGCGGCGGCGATCTCCGAGAGGTAGAGGGGGTGACGTACGATCCGGTACGGTCCGCCGGTCACCACCTTTCGCGCCTCGGGGATGATGCTCAGGTTCCGGCGCAGATAGCCGAGGCCCAGGCACGCGAACGCGAAGGCGGCGATGGAGAGCAGGCTCGCGAAGAGGATCAGCGCGTCCGGGGGGGTGAAGAGCAGACTGTGCAGGGGGACGACCGCGCCGATCACCAGCTGCATGCAGGTTCCGCCGAAGGCCGCCGCGCGCGCCACCGCGCGCCCGTCGGTCCTGACCGGCATCGGCCGGGTGAGGTACAGCGCGACCGGGATGCAGCAGAAGAGCAGGTAGAGGAGGCGGGGCAGGACCTGGAGGACACCGCTCGCCTGCGAGAGGCGCCCGACCTGCAACCAGCCCATCTCCGCGAAGAGGACGGCGGGCACGGCCCGGCCGAAG
The genomic region above belongs to Candidatus Dormiibacterota bacterium and contains:
- a CDS encoding isoprenylcysteine carboxylmethyltransferase family protein, with the translated sequence MAVAATQIAPVTVDTVLRLPLHVRVRHPLYWKWIRFLTFGRAVPAVLFAEMGWLQVGRLSQASGVLQVLPRLLYLLFCCIPVALYLTRPMPVRTDGRAVARAAAFGGTCMQLVIGAVVPLHSLLFTPPDALILFASLLSIAAFAFACLGLGYLRRNLSIIPEARKVVTGGPYRIVRHPLYLSEIAAALSLVLAAPYVTPVVALVFFVILQGTRARFEERLLLETLPEYTAYQKRTHALIPFVW